Genomic DNA from Nocardioides aquaticus:
CGCGTGGGCCTCCGCCTCGACGTTCCGCAACAGCGACAAGCGCGGCGGCGCCAACGGCGCCCGCCTCCGCCTCGCCCCGCAGAACGGCTGGACGGTCAACGACCCCGAGGAGCTCGCGCAGGCGCTGCGGGTGCTCGAGGGCGTCCGCGACGAGTTCAACGCCGCGGGCGGCGCGAAGATCTCGCTGGCCGACCTGGTCGTCCTGGCCGGTGCCGCCGGCGTCGAGAAGGCCGCCCGCGACGGCGGCCACGACGTCACGGTGCCGTTCACCCCGGGCCGCACCGACGCCACGCAGGAGCAGACCGACGAGGCCTCGATGGCGTGGCTCGAGCCCACCGCCGACGGCTTCCGCAACTACCTCGGCAAGGGCCAGATGCTGCCGGCGGAGTTCCTGCTGGTCGACCGGGCCAACCTGCTCGGCCTGAGCGCCCCGGAGCTGACCGTCCTGGTCGGCGGCCTGCGGGTGCTCGGGGCCAACACCGGCGGCTCGAAGGCCGGCGTGCTCACCGAGCGCGAGGGAGTGCTCAGCAACGACTTCTTCCGCACGCTGCTCGGCATGGACCTCGAGTGGAGCCAGGTCGGCGACGACCGCGACTCCTTCGAGGCCCGCCGCCACGGCTCGGACGAGGTCGTCTGGACCGGGACCCGCAGCGACCTGGTGTTCGGCTCGAACTCCGAGCTGCGCGCGGTCGCCGAGGTCTACGCCTCCGACGACGCGCAGGAGAAGTTCGTGCGCGACTTCGTCAAGGCCTGGGACAAGGTCATGATGGCCGACCGCTACGACGTGGCGGACGCCCGCGCCTGACGGTCCTGCACACGCAAGAGCCCGGTCGCCCCGAGAGGGGCGGCCGGGCTCTTGTCGTACGTCGCTGGGTCAGCAGCAGATCGTGGAACGCTCCCGGACCGGGGGCGCGACGTGGTGGGGGTCCGGTGCGCCGGCGACCAGGACGTGCGCCTGGGGCGCCCCGAGGTGCGGGCCGCGCACGCACCGCAGCGACCCCGAGCGGTGCTCGCAGCGCTCCTCGTCGTGGCCGGCGACCTCGATGCTGCCGATCCGGAACGGGGCGGGCGCCGTACGCAGGGTGCGGCGGGTGCTCAGCGACGTCACCGAGCGGCCGGGCCGGCGCCGGGGGACGGCGGGCTCGAGGTGGGTGACGGTCTTCACCGTCGCGGGGCGGGCGGGCTGGGCGGGCGGAACGGGTGTCGTGGCGATCACGAGGGCCTCCGGGAGGGGGTCGGGGTGGTCGGCCACCGGCGTGTCCGTCGGCCTGTCCGGAGGAACAACACCGGGAGGGCCCCGGACAGTCCCGCCCGAGGGGTGACTTCTACCGTCGTGGCTGCAGCGGCCCACCGGGCCGCGCCACCGACCAGGAGGGACAGACCATGACCACGTGGTTCATCACCGGATGCTCGACCGGGCTCGGGCGGGCCTTCGCCCTCGAGGCCCTCGACCGCGGCCACCGGGTCGTCGTCACCGCACGTGACGTGGGCTCGGTCCAGGACCTCGCCGACGCCCACCCCGACCAGGTGCTCGCGGTCCCGCTCGACGTCACCGACGACGCCCAGGTCGCCGCGGCCGTCGCCGCGGCGGAGGAGCGGTTCGGCGGCGTCGACGTCCTCGTCAACAACGCCGGGTACGGCTACCGCTCCGCCCTCGAGGAGGGCGACCACGAGGACGTGCTGCGGCTGTTCGACACCCACGTGCACGGCACCGTGCGCCTGACGCAGGCCGTCCTGCCCGGGATGCGCGCCCGGCGCTCGGGCACGGTCGTCAACCTCTCGTCGATCGGGGCGCGGGTCTGCCCGGAGGGCTCCGGCTACTACGCCGCCGTCAAGGCCGCCGTCGAGGCGCTCACGCTCTCGCTGCGCAAGGAGGTCGCCCCCCTCGGGATCACCGCCATGACCGTCGAGCCCGGCGCCTTCCGGACCGACTTCTCCGGCCGGTCGCTGACCCAGTCGGCCGTCCCGATCGACGACTACGCCGACACCGCGGGCCGCCGTCGTCGCGAGAACGACCCGACCGACGGCACCCAGCCCGGTGACCCGGCCAAGGCGGCGAGGGCGCTGGTCGACGTCGTGGAGTCGGGGCGGGCGCCGTACCTGCTCGTGCTCGGCAACGACGCCTCCGACGGCATCCGCGGGGCGCTGGACGCGCTGCGCGCGGACCTGGACGCCTGGGAGGACGTCAGCCGCAGCACGGACTTCGACTAGGCCCGGCCGAGCGGGTCCTCGGCCACCGCGCGGATCTCCACCAGCGTGCCCGGGACCACGAGCTCGGCGATCCCGATCGCCGACCACGCGGGGTACGGCGCGGGCACGTGCTGGTCCTTGACGGCGGCGAACGCGAGGAAGTGCTCGCGCAGTCCGACGTGGTACGTCGTGAGCTCGACCAGGTCGGCCGTGGTCGCACCCGCGGTGGCCAGCGTCGCGTCGAGGTGGGTGAACGCCTGGCGGAACTGGGTCGTCGGGTCGGGATCGACGGTGCCGTCGGCGCGCACGCCGGTGACGCCGGAGCAGAAGAGCAGGCCGCGGCTGCGGACGACGTGGCTGAAGTGCCAGCGCGCGGCGGGGTCCTGGGGGCCGGCGGCGGCGGGGTCGACGAGGTGGTCCACGGGGCGATCCTGCCCTGCTGCCGCCGGGTCCGCTCAGGCCCGTCGTCGCACCCACAGGCAGGCGACGACGTCGTCGGTGTCGGGTGCCAGGAAGAGCAGGTAGTGGCGTCCGGCGACGTCGTCGACGACCGGCGCCAGGCGGACGGTCTGCTGGCCGGAGGCTGCGAGGTCCTCGACTGCGCTGTCGAACCCGGCGTGCTCGACGCCGACGGCGACCACGTGCGCCGCGCGGCGCCGGTAGATCGTGAGCAGGTTCGCCGTGGTCGGCCGGCCCGGGAACGTCTCGGGGCGGGCGCCGCGCCCGATCGCGTCGGCGCAGTCGTGCGAGGCCGGGTCGGGTCGTTCCCGCAACGTCGCCTGCAGCCGGTCGAGGTCCATGCCCCGATGCTGGCACCCGTGTGCTGCGTTCCGGACCACCGCCGGGCCGGTCGCGTCTAGCCTGCGGGACGTGCTGCTCCACCTCGCCGTCGTCCCACCCCCGCCCTGGTCGACGAGGCCTCGGCCGTGCTGCGGGACCTGCGGGCTCCGGCCCCGGCTCGCAGCGGCGGGGTCGGGCGCCTGCTCGGGCGCTCCCGCACGACGCCCGCCGGGCCGGCTCCTCTCGACCTCCTCGACCCGGACCTGGTCCTGCTGCCCGTGACCCCCCTGGGCAACCTCACCCCGCGCGACGCCCGGCGCCTGGCCGCGGCGGTCACCGACGCCCTCGCACCGCTCGCCAGGCCGGTGGTGCGCACGCACGGCGGGGTCGCCCTCGAGCCGATCGGCGACGACCGTGTCCAGGTCCGCCTGGTCGGCGACGAGAGGGGACTGCGGACGGTGGTCTCGGCGGCGCTCGCCGCGATCGAGCAGGTCGGGATCTTCTGCGACCGCCGGGTGTTCCGTCCGCTGCTCCCGCTGGCCCGGGTCAACGAGGCGACCACCGAGGCCGACCTGGAGGCCGCTCTGGCCGCGCTGGCCGGGGCCGAGGGGCGGCCGTGGGCCGTCGACCACGTCGCGCTCCTCCAACGCCCCGCCGACGCGCGGACCCAGCCGTCGCGGGTGGTCGAGCGGATCCCGGTCGGGGCGCCGTAGCCCGGGTGTCCTGAGGGTGGAGATCGGGAAGAAAAGCCCCGCGGTGTTGTTCAACCTTGCATGAAGAAGATCGGCTTCCTGTCCTTCGGGCACTGGACCCCCTCGCCGCAGTCGCAGACGCGCTCGGCCTCCGACGTGCTGCTGCAGTCGATCGACCTCGCGGTCGCGGCGGAGGAGCTCGGGGCGGACGGAGCGTACTTCCGCGTGCACCACTTCGCGAACCAGCTCGCCTCGCCGTTCCCGCTGCTGGCCGCGGTCGGGGCGCGCACGAGCCGGATCGAGATCGGCACCGGCGTGATCGACATGCGCTACGAGAACCCGCTCTACATGGCCGAGGACGCCGGCTCGGCCGACCTCATCTCCGGCGGCAGGCTGCAGCTCGGCATCAGCCGCGGCTCACCGGAGCAGGTCGTCGACGGCTTCCGCTACTTCGGGTACGCCCCCGGTGAGGGCCAGGACGCCTCCGACATGGCCCGTCAGCACACCCAGGTGCTTCTCGAGGTGCTCAAGGGCGAGGGGTTCGCCGAGCCCAACCCGCGCCCGATGTTCCCGAACCCGCCGGGCCTGCTGCGCATCGAGCCGCACAGCCCCGGCCTGCGGGACCGGATCTGGTGGGGCGCCGGCACGCGCGCCACGGCCGAGTGGACCGCGGAGCAGGGGATGAACCTGATGAGCTCCACCCTGCTCAGCGAGGACACCGGGGTGCCCTTCCACCAGCTGCAGGCCGAGCAGGTCGAGCGGTACCGCAAGGCGTGGGCCGACGCCGGGCACCAGCGGGACGGCCGCGTCTCGGTCAGCCGGAGCATCTTCCCGGTCGTCAACGACCTCGACCGGGCGTACTTCGGTGCGGCCGGCGGGCAGGACCAGGTCGGCTACCTCGACGGCGGCAAGGCCCGCTTCGGCAAGACGTACGCCGGTGAGCTCGAGCAGCTGGTCAAGGACCTGGCCGAGGACGAGGCGATCGCGGCGGCGGACACCCTGCTGCTGACGATCCCCAACCAGCTCGGGGTCGACTACTGCGCCCACGTCCTCGACGTGGTCGTCAACCAGGTGGCGCCGGAGCTCGGCTGGCGCTGATCCGGGGGGCGCCGACCCGGCCCGCGCCGGACGCGGCGGGGCGCGTCCGGTAGACAATCCCCATGAGCGACCTGTTCACCGAGTCCAGCAGCCAGTGGCTGAGCCGCGACGAGCTGGAGTCGGCCCGCCAGCGGCTGCCGATGCTCTACGTCGACGCGGTGCCGGTCCGGGTCGACGAGACGGGCACGGTCACCGCGTTCGGGCTGCTGCTGCGGGTCAGCGGCGACGGCGAGATCAGCAGGGCGCTGATCTCGGGCCGTGTGCTCTACCAGGAGCGGGTCCGCACCGCGCTCCTGCGCCACCTGGAGAAGGACCTCGGCCCGCTGGCGCTGCCCAAGCTCCCGGCCCACCCGCAGCCCTTCACCGTCGCGGAGTACTTCCCGATGCGGGGCGTCACCCCGTTCCACGACGCCCGTCAGCACGCCGTCTCGCTGGCCTACGTCGTGCCGGTCGAGGGCGACTGCGCCCCCCAGCAGGACGCGCTGGAGCTGGCCTGGTTCACCCCCGAGCAGGCTGCCGACCCGGAGGTCCAGCAGGCGATGGCCGGCGGCCAGGGCACGCTGCTGCGCCAGGCGCTGGCGGTCTGCGGCTTCTAGCCGAGATGACGCTCGCGGACAGCCGAGGTGACGCTCGCGGACAGCCGAGGTGACGCTCGCGGACAGCCGAGGTGACGCTCGCGGACACGCGAGATGACGGTTGCGGCGCGTGGCATGCTCCGGCCATGCCCGCTCTGCTGACACCCGGCCCCGTGCGTCGATGAGGGCGGTCTCCTGCGCCCACGGCGAGCTGGAGGTCGTCGACCTGCCCGACCCTCGCCCGGCCGCCGGCCAGGTCGTGCTCGCCGTGCGCCGATGCGGGATCTGCGGCTCCGACCTGCACGCCAAGGACCACGCCGACGAGCTCGACGAGGTCATGGTGGAGGTCGGGTACGACGCCTCGATCCGCTCCGACCGCCCCACCGTGCTCGGCCACGAGATCTGCGGCGAGGTCGTCGAGCGCGGTCGTGGCGTCCCCCGGGAGCTCCGTCCGGGCACGCTGGCGGTGACCTTCCCGCTGGTCCGCGCGGCCGGGGCGGTGCACCTGACGGGGTTGTCGCCCCAGGCGCCGGGCGGGTACGCCGAGCAGGTGCTGGCGCAGGGCTCGATGACGCTCGCCGTGCCGAACGGGCTCGCGCCCGAGGTCGCCGTGCTGACCGAGCCGATGGCCGTCGCGCTGCACGCGGTGCGCCGGGCCGACGTCGGGCGGCGCGACGTCGCGGTCGTCCTGGGCTGCGGCCCCGTCGGCCTGGCCGTGGTCTGCCACCTGAAGGCGCGCGGCGTACGTCGGGTCGTGGCCTCGGACCCCTCGGCCGCCCGGCGGGCGCTGGCCCTGCGGTGCGGAGCGGACACCGTGGTCGACCCGCGCGAGGAGTCGCCGTACGACGCAGCCTCGACGCGGCGGACCGTGCGGACGGCCCCGCAGCTCCTCGAGCTGGCCGTGGGTTCGATGGACAGGCTGCGCCGGGTCCCGGGGTGGGTGCACCTCTACCGCGCCGCCGAGCTGGCCGGGGCGGCGGACGCGCCGCGGCCGGTCGTCTTCGAGTGCGTCGGCACCCCCGGGATGATCGACGGTGTCCTGTCCGGGGCGCCGATGGGCACCCGGGTCGTGGTGGTCGGCGTCTGCATGGGCGCGGACCGGATCCGCCCGTCGATGGCGGTCAACAAGGAGATCGAGCTCCGCTTCGTGCTCGGCTACACCCCTCTTGAGCTGCGGGACACGCTGCACCTGCTGGCCGAGGGCGAGGTCGATGCCTCGCCGCTGGTCACCGGGACGGTCGGGCTCGACGGGGTGGCCGGGGCGTTCGTCGCGCTGGCCGGGGCCGAGCGGCACGCCAAGGTGCTCGTCGACCCGTCGTCCGACGCCGTGCTCTGACCCCGGGGCGAGGGCGCGCCGCAACCGTCACCTCGAGGCGCCGCGAGCGTCATCTCGGCTGTCCGGAAGGGTCATCTCGGCCCGGGTGCGGTGCGGGGCCCGGGACAGGGGACGATGCCGGTCATGCGACTGACCTGGACCCTGCACGGTGACGGGCGCTCGGTGGCCCCCGACGCGATCGTCCGCCCCGGCGAGCGGCTCAGCTGGCCGCTGACGGTCGGGCTCGGCGCGCAGCACGTCGTCGCGATGTTCGGCGCGACCTTCCTGGTCCCGCTGCTGACCGGCTTCCCGCCGACCGCGACCCTGTTCTTCTCCGGCGTCGGCACGATCCTCTTCCTGCTGCTGACGGCGAACCGGCTGCCGAGCTACCTCGGCTCGTCGTTCGCCTTCATCGCCCCGATCACGGCCGCCAGCACCAGCGGCGGCCCCGGGGCGGCCCTGTTCGGCGTGCTGGCCACCGGGCTGCTGCTCGCCGCGGTCGGCGCGGTGGTCCTGGTCACCGGCACCGGCTGGATCGAGTCGCTGATGCCGCCCGTGGTCACCGGCGCGATCGTCGCCCTGATCGGCCTGAACCTCGCCGGCGCCGCGACGACCAACGTCGAGATGGCGCCGCTCACCGCCTTCGTGACCCTCGCCGTGGTGCTGCTGGTCGCGGTCGGCCTGCGCGGGTTCGCCGCCCGCCTGTCCATCCTGATTGGCGTCGCCGTCGGGTACGTCGTGGCCGCGGTCACCGGCGTCGTCGACCTCGCCCCCGTGGGCGACGCGGCCTGGGTCGGCCTTCCCGACTTCACCGCCCCGTCCTTCGCGTGGTCGGTCCTGCCGGCCTTCCTGCCGGTGGTGCTGGTCCTGGTCGCCGAGAACGTCGGCCACGTCCGTACGGTCGCCCACCTGACCGGGGACGAGTCGGTCAACCGGCTCACCGGACGAGCGTTGCTGGCCGACGGGCTGGCCACCACGCTGGCCGGGGCCGGCGGCGGATCGGGCACCACGACGTACGGCGAGAACATCGGCGTGATGGCCGCGACGCGCGTCTACTCGACCGCGGCCTACTGGGTCGCCGGGCTGACCGCGCTCCTGCTGAGCTTGTCGCCCAAGTTCGGTGCGCTGGTCAACACGATCCCGGCCGGCGTGCTGGGCGGGGTGACCGTCGCGCTCTACGGCCTGATCGGCGTCATCGGCGTCAAGATCTGGATCGACAACCGGGTCGACTTCTCCCGCCCGGTCAACCAGCTCACGGCGGCCGTCGCGCTGGTGATCGGGATCGGCGACCTGACCCTCGGCTTCGGCCTCGGCGGCGAGGACGTCGTGGTGACCGGGATCGCGCTCGGCACGATCGCCGCGCTGGTCGTCTTCCACCTGATGACCGCGGTCGAGAGGGCCCGCGGGACGGGCCCCGCCGGCCGGCCGTGAGTCTCCGGGCTGTTCTCGCCGAGCGCCTCTGGCTCGGTGTCTACTCTTGCCGGGTGCGCAGCCTGCTGGTGGTGGAGGACGACCGGGACGGGCGGGCCCGGACCGCCGCACCGGTCCCGCGACGACGCCCGGTGAGCCCGTGACCCTGGCCGAGGACCCCGTCGACGGCGTGCCGCGTCCCCGAGTCGTCGCCCACCTCGGGTGGGCCCTCGTCCTCGTCCTGCTCGTCCTGGTCGGTCGTCTCACCGTGGTGGGGGACGAGTCCCTCGGCCTGGTGTGGCCCGCGGCGGGGGCGGCGTTCATGTGGTTGTTCCAGCAGCGGGGTCGGCCGGCCTCGGCAGCCGTGCTGGCCGGCATCGCGGCCGCGGTGGGCGTCGCGACGGCGTTGACCGGTGCGTCCACGCTCGTCCTGGTGATCGCGGTCGTCGTCAACGTCGGCGAAGCAGCCCTGGCTGTGCTGCTCGTGCGGCGCTGGTGCCCCCAGCTGCTCGGCGCCGGAGGGCAGGACAGCGTGCACGATCCCGGGGTCGTGGCCCGCGGGGTCGCCGCGGTCGCCCTCGCCACCGGTGTGGGAGCGGTCGCCGCCAGCCTGTCGTTGGCGGCGGCCGGTCTCGCCGGGCCGGGCGCCGGTTTCCTCGACTGGTGGGCCCGTCACCTGACGGGACTCGTGGTGGTCGCGGCCGTGACGCACCTGCTCTGGGAGCGCCTGCTCCGACGACGCGCCGGCCTCCCCGCACCCGGGTGGACACGGACCTCGCGGCTCGAGGCCGTGGCGCTCGGGGTGGTCTCGCTGGCGTCCTACGGGACGGTCTTCCTGCAGGACTCCGGTCTGCCGCTGACCTTCCTGCTGATGGTACCTGCGATCTGGGTGGCGTCGCGGTTCAGCACCCTGGTCGCGGTGCTGCACAGCGTCGTCCTGGGGTCGGTGGGCGTCGCGCTGACGGTGACGGGTCGCGGGCCGTTCGGCGACCTGGCGACCGCGCAGGCCGAGGTGCTCGTGGTCCAGGCGTTCCTGCTGACCGTCCTGCTCACGGTTCTGGCGATCGGCTCCGGGCGGGACGAGCGGCAGCGGCTGGTGGCCGAGCTGGTCGTGTCCCACCAGGGCACCGCGCGTCGCGCGGAGCTTCTCGACGCGATGACCGACGCGATGGACGAGGGGCTCGTCGTGCTCGACCGCGCGGGAGTCATCCTGCGCACCAACCTCGCCGCGCGCGAGTTGCTGGAGATCACCGACACCGGGTACCGCTCGTCCTCGCGCGAGTACGCGGTGCTCCGGCCCGACGGGACGCCGATGCCGTTCGAGGAGCATCCCTCCCAGCGGGCACTGCGCGAGGGGCGCGTCGCCCCCGAGGACGTGGTGCTGCGCGACGTCGGTGGTGGTGAACGCGTCCTGTCGGTCACGGCGGCTCCTCTGTCGTCGGGCGTCCCCGGGGCGGCGGCGACGGCCTCGCTGGTGGTCTACCGCGAGGTCACCGCGGAGCGTCAGCAGCGCGCGCGGCTGGCGGACTTCGCCGCCGTGGCCGCGCACGACCTCCGCAACCCGTTGACCTCGGTCGGCGGATGGGTCGACCTGGCCCGTATGCAGGTCGCCAAGAAGGACGGCGCCGACCCCGTCGCGCTGGACCGCGCGCTGGGCCGGGCCCGGAGCGCCGTGGACCGGATGGCCTCCCTCGTCGACGACCTCCTGGCCCAGGCGCACGCCGAGGGCGGCGCGCTGGTCCTCGTCGCCACCGACCTGGGCGGGGCCGGCGGACTGGTGCGGGACGTGGCCGGCGAGCTCGACCTCGCCGTCGAGGTCGCCGACGGTCCGTGGCCGGAGGTCCTGGTCGACGCCGACCTCGTGCGTCAGCTGGTCGCGAACCTGCTGGGCAACGCCCACAAGTACGTCGCCCCCGGGGTCGAGCCGCGCGTCTGCGTGTCGTCGCAGGTCGCCGGTGCGCGCCTCGTGGTCCGCGTGGAGGACAACGGGATCGGGGTGCCCGAGGGCCAGCACGACCAAGTGTTCGAGCGGTTCCACCGCGCGCACGCCGAGGACGGGTCCTACCCGGGCACGGGCCTCGGCCTGGCGATCTGCCGCACGGTGGTGCAGCGGCACGAGGGCAGCATCGTCTGCACGCCGGCCCCGGGGGGCGGCACCGCCTTCACCTTCGACCTCCCGTTGGCGGCGACAGGAGGGGCCGAGGGCCCCGCCGAGGGTGCGAGCGGCGTCACGCCCGGTCGAGCAGGGTGGTGAGGGTGCGCACGACCCCGTCGTCGGTGTTGGCCGGGGCCCGGTGCCGGGCGCGCTGGAGGACGTCGGGGTGCGCGTTGTCCATCGCGAAGGACAACCCGGCCTCGTCGAGCATCTCGAGGTCGTTGAGGTAGTCGCCGAAGGCGGCCGTCTGCGCCGCGGTCACCCCGAGCGCCTCCTGCAGCCGCCGCACCGCGACGCCCTTGTGCACCCCGGCGTCCATCACGTCGACCCAGTGCGCGCCCGAGACGACCACCTGGTGGTCGGGCCGCAGCGGGGCCAGGGCCGGCTCGACCTGCTCGGTCGGGTCGCCGAAGGCGAACACGGCGACCTTGACCGCGATGTCGTCGACGGCGAGCAGGTCCTCGACCTCGGTCAGGCTGGCGTAGTAGGGGTCGACGTGGTCGAGGAAGGCCCGGTCGTGGCGCTCGACGTAGGCCGTGCGGCGACCGCAGACGACCACGCCGAGGTCGGCGCCGCCGTCCGCGAGCGCCCGCATCCGGCGGACGACGTCGGTCACCAGGGCGGCCGGCAGGGTCGCCGCGCTGATCTCCTGACCGTCGCGCACGACGTAGCCGCCGTTCTCGGCGATGAACACCATGCCCTCGGCTGCGCGGGCGAACATCGCGGCCAGGGTCGCGTACTGCCGCCCGCTCGCGGGGGCGAAGACCACGCCGGCCTCCCGCATCCGCTCGAGCAGCGGCCAGAGGCCGTCCGGCACCTGCCCGGCACCGTCGAGGAGCGTGCCGTCCATGTCGACGACCGCGAGGCGGAGGTCGGGACGCTCGGGCAGCGGTGCGTGGCTCACCCGGTCAGGATCCCAGTCCCGCCCGGAACCTGCGCACCCGGTCACTCGTCGCCGGAAGGAACGAAGTGCGCCGTGCCCCCTGGTGCGGGGCACTGACCTGCACCGACCGCGGACGGGTTGGAGGTCGGCACGACTTCCTTCCTTCCCACGACGTCACTACCCGCCGGGTGAGGCGTCCCGACCTACGGTTCTGCCCATGACTCACTACGACCTCGTGATCATCGGGACCGGCTCCGGCAACACCATCCTGGACGACCGGTTCGAGGGGTGGCGGGTCGCGATCGTCGAGGAGGGCGCGTACGGCGGGACCTGTCTGAACCGCGGCTGCATCCCCTCGAAGATGTACGTCGTCCCCGCCACCATCGCCCACGACGCGGCCGACGAGGGCCCCCGCCTGGGTCTGCGGACGTCGTACGACGGCGCCGACTGGCGCGCGATGCGGGACCGGGTCTTCGGGCGGATCGACCCGCTCGCACGGCAGGGCCACGAGTACCGCGTCGGGCAGTCGCACGTCGACGCGATCGACGGCCGGGCGCGGTTCACCGGGGCCCGTGCCCTGGTGGTCTCCCGCGAGGGGGAGACCGACCTGGAGCTGACCGCCGACCACGTCCTGATCGCGGTGGGCAGCCGGCCGGTCGTGCCGGACGTGCCGGGCCTGGACGCCGTGCCCTACGAGACCAGCGACACCGTGATGCGCCTCGACGCGCTGCCCGCGCGGATAGGGGTCGTCGGCGGTGGCTACGTCGGGTCGGAGTTCGCGAACGTCTTCGCCTCCCTCGGCACCCAGGTGGTGCAGGTCGACTCGGCGCCGCGGCTGATCGACAACCACGACCGGGAGGTCGCCGACCACTTCACCGAGCTCGCCGGGCGCCGCTGGGACCTCCGCCTCGACGCCGGTCTCGAGAAGGTGGAGCGCACGGACTCCGGGAGCATCACGATGCACCTCGGCGACGGCAGCCGCGCCGAGGTCGACGTGCTGCTGCTGGCCGTGGGTCGCACGCCCAACGCCGACCTGCTCGACCTCGACGGCAGCGGGAGCGGGGTGGAGGTCGACGACGCCGGCCGGGTGGTGGTCGACGAGCACCAGCGCACCACCGCAGACGGGGTCTGGGCCCTCGGCGACGTCTCCTCGCCTCAGCCGCTCAAGCACGTGGCCAACCAGGACGCCCGGGTCGTGCAGCACAACCTGCTGAACCCCGACGGCCTGCGGGTCAGCGACCACCGGTTCGTGCCGAGCGCCGTGTTCGCCTCCCCGCAGGTCGCCGCGGTCGGCCTGACCGAGGAGCAGGCCCGCGAGCAGGGCCTCGACCTCGCGGTCGGCCGGTCCCACTACGCCGACACCGCGCACGGGTGGGCGATGGAGACCGACGACCGGTGCCACTTCGCCAAGGTGCTGGCCGACCGCGCCACCGGCCGGCTCGTCGGCGCGCACCTCATCGGCCCCCAGGCCTCCGTCCTGGTGCAGCCGCTGATCCAGGCGATGAGCTTCGACCAGCCGGTGGTGGGGCTGGCCCGCGGGATGTACTGGATCCACCCCGCGCTGAGCGAGGTCGTCGAGACCGCGCTGCTCGCGCTCGAGGAGGAGCTGGTCGGCGAGAAGCCGTAGGCCCGGCCGCCGAGGCCGACGCCGCCGCCGGGGGTGAGCGGGGCCGCCGTACCGTCGGGGCGTGGACGAGACGACGAACGAGCAGGGCCCCGCGACGGCACGCCGCCGGCGGGTGCTGGTCACCGGCGCGACGGGGTACGTCGGCTCGCGGCTCGTGCCCGCCCTGCTCGCCGAGGGCCACGAGGTGGTCGCGGCGACGCGCAGCGCGTCGAGCCTCGAGGACTACCCCTGGTCGGACCGGGTCGACGCGGCCGAGTTCGACATCGCCGACGAGGACAAGATCGCCGCCGCGGTCGAGAGCGTCGACGCGGTGGTCTACCTGGTGCACTCGATGGCCGACGAGGACTTCGTCCGCAAGGACCGGGAGGCCGCCGAGCGGGTGGCCCGGGCCTGCGAGAAGGCCGGTGTGGAGCAGGTCGTCTACCTCTCCGGCCTCGTGCCGGACGCCGAGCTGACCGACCACCTGCGCTCGCGCCTGGAGGTCGAGGAGGTCTTCCTCGACTCGTCGGTCCCGGCGACGGTGCTGCGCGCCGCGATGGTGATCGGGTCCGGGTCGACCTCCTTCGAGCTGCTGCGCCGGCTCAGCCGTCGGGTGCCGCTGGTGACGCCGGTCCCGTCGTGGATGCGCCGCAGCCTCCAGCCGGTCTCGATCGACGACGTCGTCCACCTGCTGGTGCGCGCGCTCCAGGGTGAGGTGCACGACCGGCACTACGACGTCGGGGGCGACGACGTCCTGACCTACCCCGAGCTGCTGGCGCTGTTCGCCGAGGTGGACGGCCTGCGCCGACGCCGCGTGCTCGTGCCGGGCCTG
This window encodes:
- a CDS encoding oxidoreductase; its protein translation is MTTWFITGCSTGLGRAFALEALDRGHRVVVTARDVGSVQDLADAHPDQVLAVPLDVTDDAQVAAAVAAAEERFGGVDVLVNNAGYGYRSALEEGDHEDVLRLFDTHVHGTVRLTQAVLPGMRARRSGTVVNLSSIGARVCPEGSGYYAAVKAAVEALTLSLRKEVAPLGITAMTVEPGAFRTDFSGRSLTQSAVPIDDYADTAGRRRRENDPTDGTQPGDPAKAARALVDVVESGRAPYLLVLGNDASDGIRGALDALRADLDAWEDVSRSTDFD
- a CDS encoding Rid family hydrolase; the protein is MDHLVDPAAAGPQDPAARWHFSHVVRSRGLLFCSGVTGVRADGTVDPDPTTQFRQAFTHLDATLATAGATTADLVELTTYHVGLREHFLAFAAVKDQHVPAPYPAWSAIGIAELVVPGTLVEIRAVAEDPLGRA
- a CDS encoding LLM class flavin-dependent oxidoreductase, whose product is MKKIGFLSFGHWTPSPQSQTRSASDVLLQSIDLAVAAEELGADGAYFRVHHFANQLASPFPLLAAVGARTSRIEIGTGVIDMRYENPLYMAEDAGSADLISGGRLQLGISRGSPEQVVDGFRYFGYAPGEGQDASDMARQHTQVLLEVLKGEGFAEPNPRPMFPNPPGLLRIEPHSPGLRDRIWWGAGTRATAEWTAEQGMNLMSSTLLSEDTGVPFHQLQAEQVERYRKAWADAGHQRDGRVSVSRSIFPVVNDLDRAYFGAAGGQDQVGYLDGGKARFGKTYAGELEQLVKDLAEDEAIAAADTLLLTIPNQLGVDYCAHVLDVVVNQVAPELGWR
- a CDS encoding NUDIX hydrolase family protein, which encodes MSDLFTESSSQWLSRDELESARQRLPMLYVDAVPVRVDETGTVTAFGLLLRVSGDGEISRALISGRVLYQERVRTALLRHLEKDLGPLALPKLPAHPQPFTVAEYFPMRGVTPFHDARQHAVSLAYVVPVEGDCAPQQDALELAWFTPEQAADPEVQQAMAGGQGTLLRQALAVCGF
- a CDS encoding zinc-binding dehydrogenase, which gives rise to MRAVSCAHGELEVVDLPDPRPAAGQVVLAVRRCGICGSDLHAKDHADELDEVMVEVGYDASIRSDRPTVLGHEICGEVVERGRGVPRELRPGTLAVTFPLVRAAGAVHLTGLSPQAPGGYAEQVLAQGSMTLAVPNGLAPEVAVLTEPMAVALHAVRRADVGRRDVAVVLGCGPVGLAVVCHLKARGVRRVVASDPSAARRALALRCGADTVVDPREESPYDAASTRRTVRTAPQLLELAVGSMDRLRRVPGWVHLYRAAELAGAADAPRPVVFECVGTPGMIDGVLSGAPMGTRVVVVGVCMGADRIRPSMAVNKEIELRFVLGYTPLELRDTLHLLAEGEVDASPLVTGTVGLDGVAGAFVALAGAERHAKVLVDPSSDAVL
- a CDS encoding uracil-xanthine permease family protein produces the protein MRLTWTLHGDGRSVAPDAIVRPGERLSWPLTVGLGAQHVVAMFGATFLVPLLTGFPPTATLFFSGVGTILFLLLTANRLPSYLGSSFAFIAPITAASTSGGPGAALFGVLATGLLLAAVGAVVLVTGTGWIESLMPPVVTGAIVALIGLNLAGAATTNVEMAPLTAFVTLAVVLLVAVGLRGFAARLSILIGVAVGYVVAAVTGVVDLAPVGDAAWVGLPDFTAPSFAWSVLPAFLPVVLVLVAENVGHVRTVAHLTGDESVNRLTGRALLADGLATTLAGAGGGSGTTTYGENIGVMAATRVYSTAAYWVAGLTALLLSLSPKFGALVNTIPAGVLGGVTVALYGLIGVIGVKIWIDNRVDFSRPVNQLTAAVALVIGIGDLTLGFGLGGEDVVVTGIALGTIAALVVFHLMTAVERARGTGPAGRP